CATGCCTATCTTGCGTAGAATGATGCACTTTGGGGAGAGGTATGTCTATCTCGGCCTCGGCTTGGACAGTTTGGCTCAGCATTTCAACTACATGCTCATGAAATTGCCGTAACGCTTTGCCGGATGGTTGATTGCTTTCCTTGATTACATATTCACATTTTTTCATGAATTACTCCTCCAAAATTTCACAGTTGTCATATTCCATGAGTCATCAAAATGCTCAACATTCTATTTGGAAGGCGGGAGAATATTAACACGTAAGCAAAACAATTAAACACGTAGCCGTCTATTTAAGAAAATCACGGGACGATGGTGAATCTGAAGACATTCTCTCAAAGCATAGGGATACCCTTCTGGCCTTAGTAGAGAATCGAAATTGGACCTATAGGTTATATGAAGGAAGTGGCCTCTGGTGAAAAGATAGAATCCCGGAAAGAAATGCAGAAGTTACTTCGGCATGTTGAAGACCAGCTCTATGATGGGGTAGTGGTCATGGATATTGATCGTTTAGGGCGTGGAGAAAACAAGGATTGGGCACTCATTAAAGATACATTCTTAAACTCAGAAACGGTCATTATCACACCAAACAAGATATACGATCTAGAAATAGACAATGACGATGTATCATTTGATTTCATGTCTATTTTTGCCCGAATAGAGTACAAAACGATTAAGCGAAGAATGAAGCAGGGGAAAGAGGCAGGAGCCAAGAAAAGCATGTGGACAAACGGAAAGCCACCGTTTCCTTACTACTACGATAAGAACACAAGGTCGGTATTGGTGGATGAAACAAAGCGTCCGATTTATCGAGCGATTGTTGAAAAGTATTTGAATGGAACAAACCTTGGTCATATCGCCATTTGGTTGACGGATAACAAGATACCCACGCCATACAACATTGAGCCGGATGGAAAGAACAAGGGCTCGTCAAATATTACGGTTCAACGGTTGCTGGCAAGCGAAATCCATTTGGGTTACATCACTTATGGGAAAACTCGTTCCAAGCGTGGTCAGGTGGAACTTGTACCTGAAGAAGAGCGGATTAAAGTCATGGGAGCACATGAAAAGCTGAAAACGCCGGAAGAACATGAAGTCATTATGGAGCGGTTGCTTAAGAATAGAATGTTGAACCCAAATTCAAGGCGTAACATTTTTCCTTTGTCAGGCTTGCTGTATTGTGAAAAATGCGGTTCGCGGATGAGGTTCCGAGTAGGTGAGAATAAGAAGCAAGGGCAGTACTGGAGTGCATTGTGCTATCACCAGTATAAAGATGGCAGCAAATGTGAGCAGCACGGCAAGGTAATGGATGCTGACTTCTTCAATGCTTTGTATGACCGGATTATTCATGTAGACCCGGATATATTACGGGAAATTGAACTGCATGGAAGTCGTTATAGTGATACACAGACGATCATTGAGGTCAAAGAGCAGGAATTGAAGAAGCAGAAGCGGGCGTTGGACAAGCTGCATGGATCGTATGAAGAGGATATGATAACGAAGCAAGTATTTTTGGAGAGGAAGGCTGTAAGGACAAGGCAGATTCAGAAGTTGGAAGAAGAGTTGAAGGATTTGCGGAAGGTTGTAGTAGATGAGGGGAATTATCCGACTGTTGAGCAGATATACGGACGGATAGGTGAGTTTAGGGAGTTGTGGGACGCTGCGGTGACGAGTGAAGAGAAGAATCGGGCGTTGAAGAAGCTAGTGGAGCGAATTGTGTATGATCGGGAAGGGAATCGGGTGGAGTTGGCTGTGTGTTATAGGTGAAATAAAGCATTACATTATCTCTTAACATGTGGAGTAGGTCATATTGATGGTTAGAAAATGAGATTATCAGATTCACTGCAATTTACGAGAGATAGGAATTACAAAATGATGTCATCTGTCAAAAGCTGATAGAGGACATCATTTTCGCTGCTCTTTTTCTTTACGAGTGGTATAATATGCCATAAGGGAGTGGTGAAATTGAATGATGTTCGGGGATCTAAGTGGAGAAAATGGGATTTGCATTTCCATACTCCATCTTCATTTGACTATCAAAACAAGTCAATTACTAATTCTGAGATAATAGAAATGCTTGAGGCAAAAGAAATTAAAGCTGTTGCGATAACAGATCACCACGTAATGGACATACATAGAATAGAAGAACTTCAACGATTGGGAAAAGAAAAAGGAATTACCGTATTTCCAGGAATCGAATTAAGGTCTGAACTCGGTGGAAGTGAATCGATACATTTTATTGGTATTTTTCCGGAAGATTCAGATGTTGGGGATATCTCAGTAAAAATACAGGGGAAGCTTGAAATTACTTCTGCAGATATTAAGAGGAAAGGTGACGATTTTGTATATTGTGATTTTAAAGAATCGTCCAAAGTAATACATGAACTAGGTGGAATTGTAACAGTACACGCGGGTAAAAAAACAAATGGTATTGAAAGTATTAGAAATAATCATAAATACAAGCAAGCAATAAAGAAAGATTTAGTAGAAGGTGGATATATTGACGTATTCGAGGTTGGTCAATTAGACGATGTAACTAGTTATCAAGAAATGGTATTCCCTCATCTTGGTAAGAGCTTTCCTTTAATAATTTGTTCAGACAACCATTTGATAAGAGAGTATCACACAAAAGCAAGTCTATGGATTAAAGCTGATTTAACATATAAAGGCTTGAAACAGGCAATTACTGAGTCCAAAGATAGAATAAAATTAGGGATAAAACCAGAACAAATAGTAAACTATGAAACAAAAAAAACCAAAATTATAGATTCAATTAGTGTTAAGGAAATAAACGATAAATTAACAGGCACTTGGTTTGATAAATGTGAGGTGAAGTTTAATTCAGGGCTTGTTTCCATTATCGGTAACAAAGGAAATGGAAAAAGTGCTTTAGTTGATATACTTGGACTTCTAGGGGGCAGTTCACATAATTCGTTTGAATTCTTAAATGATAAAAAATTTAGGAATTCAAAGAACAATATCTCACAGCACTTCGAAGCAACTTTAAGATGGGCTAGTGAAGATACTTCTACAAAAAAACTATCGGAAAATGTGCTTGATACTGAAATGGAAAGAGTAAAATACATCCCTCAGCAATATTTGGAGAAATTATGTAATGAAATGAATATTGCTAGTGGCAACAGTTTTGATGCCGAAATTAAAAAAGTTATTTTTTCTCATATTAGTATAGAAAATAGACTTGGTTGTGAAACTTTTGACCAATTACTGAATTTAAAGACTAAAGAGTTGTCTGAGGAAATGAACATTTATAGAAGACAAGTTAGTGAAGTTAATTCATCGATATGTGAAATAGAATTTAAACTTACAAGTAATTACCGAGAACAAATAAATGAACAACTAAAAGCAAAACAAATAGAGTATGATCAACATCTAAAGATGATGCCAGAGAAGGTAGAAAAGCCATTAAGTGATAATCAAGCCGAGAGCGGTTATACTGAACTGACTAAAGAAGTAAGCTTGTTGAATAACCAAAAAGCTCAACTTCAAGATGACAGATATAAAAAAATAGAAGAAAGAAAGTTTCTTGTTAAGAAACAAGAAGCAGTGAAAAGTACGCTTGGGAAAATTGATAACTTTATGTTGCAATTTGATAAATTATCAAAAGATTTAGGTGAACATCTAGAGTTATTGGGGATAAGTCAAGAACAAGTAATTTCATTCAAAGTAAATAAATTTACACTTTTATCAAATCAAGAAGAAATTAATGAGAAGCTTGATGTGCTTGCTAAATATTTAGACGGAAACTCTGGTGGATCATATAATATTGTTTATGGATTGCTTGACGAAAAATTAAGTCAACTGGAAGATAAACTTGATAGACCAAATAAACTCTACCAAGAATACTTGGGCAAGATTGAAGAGTGGAATAAAGTGGAAAAGGAATTAATGGGAGATACATTTACACCAAATTCTCTAAGCTACATACAGAACCAACTTAATGAACTTGATTCAGCGTTACCAAATAAACTGGTTGAGGCTAAAGAGTTCAGAAAGCAACTTTCGAACCAAATATTTGATTTAATTCAAAATCTAATATCAACTTATCAAGATCTTTATAATCCTGTTCAAAATGCAATAAGTGCCCATCATTTGATCAGGGAAAAATATCAACTTAATTTTGAAGTATCAATAGTACTAAGCTCTTTCGTGGAAGATTTTTTCCAGAGGGTTGGGAACTCTAGAGGATCCTTTTATGGAGCTGAAGACGGTACCAGAAGGTTAAAAGAAATTATTGATAGATATGAGTTTCTTGACTTTAAATCCATTATATCTTTTATCGATGAAGTTTTACTAAACCTAGAGACTGATCAAAGAGATTCTTCTAAAGCTAGCATACCTGTTGAATTGCAGCTTCGAAAAGGAATGACCAAACAAGAGCTTTATGATTTTTTATTTAATTTGAGCTATTTATCACCAATTTATGCTTTAAAGCTTGGAGATAAAGAAATTGACAAACTTTCTCCGGGGGAAAAGGGTGCATTGTTATTAATGTTTTATCTCTTGGTTGATCGTGATGACAGACCTTTAATAATAGACCAACCTGAGGAAAATTTGGATAATCAATCGGTTTTTGAACTGTTGGTTCCTTGCATTAAAGAAGCAAAAAATAGAAGACAAATATTTATTGTTACACACAACCCGAATTTAGCAGTTGTTTGTGATGCGGAACAAGTGATTTATAGTTCTATTGATAAAAAAAATGCAAACAAAGTAAATTATCTGACAGGATCAATTGAAAATATTGAGGTTAATAATAAAATTGTAGACATTCTTGAAGGAACATGGCCTGCTTTCGATAATAGAACAAGTAAGTATATTATGGTGGTTTAATAAATTATATTTTATTGACTTATTATTTGTGCCCCTCTCAAATATCTCCAAGATCAATTATGGGAGGGGGGCCTCACCTGCCTCTACCGGTTGAAATTAATTTTAACTGAGAATTGAACATTTCTATAAACCATAAGTAGATCCGAATAACAATTAAAAAAGACTTAAAAGATTATCCAAGGAAAAGGTTGAATTCCTTAGGCCAGAATAAGCAATTGATAAAGCATGGTTTTACGTACTTATGATGAGATCTTGTGCAATTAACTTAGTTATAAGAGGGAATAAATCAAGAAATCATAAAATCTAATTTTTTTTATTATAAGGATGGAAAAATGTCAGATATTCATTATAGAATCAAAGAATTCTACAGGTTGATTCAAATAGGAAAAAGTATATCCAAACAAAATAGAAGACAAATTCATACTTCATCAATACGGTCATTTTTCTCAGAAACTATTTATGAAAAATCATTGTTAAATGCAAATAGTATCATTAATTTAATTCCGAATTCAAATGAGGATAATTATAAAGAGTCACAAAAATACTTGGACATTAGTTCAGTAGCGAGTTTATCTAGAAACTTAATTGAAATTCATAATGTTTATAACTACATGTGTGAACGTGGAATTTCAGATGATGAATTTAACTTCAGGTTTTATCTGTCTTCTTATCACCAAAATTTCTCGTCAGAAAGAATTATTTTGACTCTTGGTATTCCAAAGTCTTCAGGTTATTTAGCAGGTTATGGATTATTTTATAGTGAAAGTATGCTCACTAACAATAATGTCTTTTTGTCCTTAAGTGAAGGTTTGAAAAGGGAACTAATTAAAGGTAAGAAACCATTTTTATTTGATAGAATACGGAAGAGATACTCTCCAATTAATAAAGAGGTTGAGTCTGGAATCTATAATTTATTATCTAATAGTGTTCATACCCTACCTATTGGATTATTTAATAATTCTGCTTATCCTGGAGATTCACATCTTGACAGGAATAATCTAGCTTTTATTGCTTTAGAAACTTCGATATTATTTTTCTCAACAATACTTTTGGATTATGTAAAACGAAGAAATAAGCTATCTAAAATGTTAACTTCAGAAGACTTAATATTCATTACTGAAATGACTAAGAGTGATAATTTAATGAACTGGATAAAGCATCGAAGTGCAGTAGAATAATAAATTCTATAATTAAAATTTACAGTATTCGCAAATGTTTGTTTATAATTGATACTCTTGAGAAATATTGTAAAAATGAGGAGTAATATCATTTATTCCTCGGCAAGATGGTTGACTGTATCACTGCGTATCAATAATTCACATATTTCAGTGAGGTGTGGGTGAAATGATGGAAGATAAGCCTCATTGGCTGTTAAGGATGGAAAATGGGGGATTAGCTGAAGCTAGAACAAAGGCATTTTTAATGGATAGATTCTGGATTTTAGAACGTTCCGTAGATATTCAAGGTGCAGATTTTATTATTCAAAGACGTCTAACTTCTCAGAATATATTGGATGCAACCCCTCCAAGATTTGGAGTTATTCAAGTTAAATATTATCAAAATAAATATAAACACATCTCAATATGTACACCAAGAATACATTTGTGACACTGACGGACAGCCCCGTAATGAATTTTTCTTAGTTGCACATACAGGGGTTGGCGACCACTCTAAATGCTTTCTTTTGTCATCAAAAGATATTTTATCAGATTTTCAAAGTGTTGATAATTCAAAAACACAGGGGAATAAGTATTATTTACCCGGAAGACAGGTTTTAAGTAATAAATATAAAATAACTTCGTTTTCTCGTGCGTTAGATAGAATTGAACGAGCCTTGCTTCTTTCTGACTTTCAAAGAAACCGTAGTTTTATGTCGTGGATTCTTCCATCTTTTTCAGAAATTTCTATTGATCATATTGAAAATGAGTATACACTACCGCTAGAAAACTGGTATGCAGATATTCCCCAGGGAATTTTTGAGCTTAAGAAGAACATTGAAATGATTACATATGATTTAAATGAACTAGCCACTTCTTTTAATACTGTTCTAAATGAAACAGATCCATTGAAAATACTTCGTATTTTAGAGGGAGTCTATTCTAATTTCGCTCAGAGTTTTCCTTTGGGAGATATTTATTATGATAGTGAACTTCATGATGTAGTTTTGTATCATAAAAAAATATATGATAGTTTGAGAACTGACGGATTGTTAGAAAACTTCTTGGACCTTCAAAACGCACTAGGGAACTTTATTTGTTGTGACTTAGCTCTTTATACAAAGCTAGATTCAAGTTTATCTTATGTTATTAATGTTTCATATAATAAGAACGATCTTGCTAACTATAGCTTTAGTTCTAAAATAATGCAACTCGGAGATATAACGGAAGATAAAAAGAGAGTATTTGGTTTTATAAGTAATTTACAAGGAAATATCGAGGCTTATGTTATTCCAGGTAGACTAGGATTTGGGACATGGAAAAATGGAGAATATTTAGAAGAAGAATTTACCGATTGGTATGAAGCTATTAAAGAAAAACTATGGATAATTCGTAGACCCATTATGGAAAAAATATATGAGATAAGTTAAATATATTCAAAGAATAAAAGATGTATAGCTAGTTATTGATCCACATGTACATTTAAATGAACGATCGAATCGGATGTATACAAGCCGGTCTTCTTATCATTGGGTACAGTTATTTTTTGACCCACACGTACCTGTCATTGGTGAGAGGCTCGTGTGAATCACTTTTATATAGAAGCTTCTGCCAAAGGAATTGGCGGAGGCTTTTTGTTATAACTCAGTCAGCAGTCATCACTTTCTTCCATTTTGAAGTATAATAAGACTATAATACATTGAAACTATTTCAACTGAATAAATCAAAAGAGCAAAGTTGATTTGACCGTTAATAAGATGTTAGATTACACGGGAGATTAAATACCAAATACCTCTTTGTTCCTCCAAAGAAAGCAGGTGTACTTTGAATGGGATCGTATTGCGGACTTACAATAAATGGAGTGGGATTGTTTTCAGTTAAAAATACATTTAGTGAAACTCACTTAAAACTCTTTTCACCTCTTGAATTTATTAAATATAAAGAGGATTTGGATGGAGAAGATTATGAACGATACGTATTTAGAACTACAGTGAAAAAGGCAATGACTCGACTGGAGATTCTTGGATGCAGTAATAAAAAGTTGATAACTTATTTCAATAATGGTTTAGAATATCAGAAATCATATTATGCTAAACCTGATGATGAGTATGACAAGCGTTATGAATATTATGAAAGACTAACCTTTGATAATTATTCTAATGCTTTGAGATCGATTCTGGAAAGTGAAAGTATAGATATTTATGATGATAACATAAAGAATAAACATCCCAAGATATCAACGGATATTATTTCAAGATTGATTGTCGAAAAACTATCGTCTGGCAACTTATTAAATCCCTTTTTTTATGACGATATATATGAAAATGAAGAGCACCTTATTGACCATATGCTTGATATTTATATGTGCATTATTAATTGCAATGAAGACTCTGTTGTCGAGTATGATTTGAGTTCAGTTGTTGATGGCGGTTGGGTTGATGAATCAGATGCATTAGAGTTTTTTGATAATTTTATGGATACTACCATAATTGTGACTGAAGGGAAAACAGATATCAAAGTTTTGTCTAGAAGTTTGGAAATACTATACCCTGAATACAATCATTTATATACATTTTTTGATTTCTATAACTACAGAGCAGATGGTGGGACATCGTACTTAGCAAAGTTGCTTAAGTCTTTTTCGGCAGCCAAAATAAAAAATCGAATTATCGCAATATTTGACAATGATGCGGCAGCCGAGCTAGAAATACAGAGTCTCTCAACTATTCCTATACTTGAGAGTATAAAGATAATGAAATTGCCAATACTTGATTTTTGTACTTCATACCCTACAATTGGACCAACAGGAAGAAATAATATAAATATTAATGGATTGGCGGTTAGTATTGAACTGTTCTTTGGTGAAGATATATTAAAAAGTAACAACGAGTTCTCCCCAATTCAATGGACAAACTATGTTGAAAAATTGGACATGTATCAAGGTTCTATTATTAATAAAAGTGAAATTAATGTGAAGTTGGATGATAAGTTGAAAAATCCTGATTTGATAAATCAAGATTGGAGTAAACTTACATTTCTATGGGATACTATCTTTAAGCAAAGTTTCTAGTTAAATCTTATAAATATGTTGAATCCAATTTGCTAGCATTATGCCAATTATTAGGTTGAGATTACACCATCGACTCTGATTGATATATACTAAATCGATAATAGGTTCTTTTTTTGAGGGGGAATGAGATTGAACCAAAATACTAATAAATTCAAAAGTAAATTTTGCCAATGGGCTCAATCTAACATACCTAACGATAGCATGAGGAAATTCACTTATTCACTTAATCAGGTATTAAACAAGCATATTTTCGATAGTGACAATAGAGTCCAAATTATGATTAGAAGTCTAGCGGATTCTGGAAATTTGAACTTTAGTTATATCTCAAATGAAGTTATTATTGCACCTAATAAAGAACGTGAAAGTTTATATGTAGGGGTGTTAATGCCTTCTTGGGATAAGGGTCTTCGAGATTTTTGTAAAGATGAATACGTCTATGATTCTATCTCGTGGTTTTTTCATTATGCATCTCAATATGTTGCAAGAAGCCGTATTGTTGATGTGATATCTTCTCTCAGTATTATTTATGATCGTTCATGCGATTTTAGAGGCGATAAAATGCTCAATTTCACAACTCCTAAAAGTGCAAAAAATAAAGATGAATTTATTCTAGCATTTTGGAGAGAAACACATGCAAGATTTCATCATGAGTATAGAGCAAGAGAAAGAAATTTAGTTTCTTTGGTAAACAAAATAAATGCTTTAGACCCTTTTATTCACAGGATTTTCTTTAACTACTTA
The nucleotide sequence above comes from Paenibacillus sp. IHBB 10380. Encoded proteins:
- a CDS encoding recombinase family protein, which gives rise to MKEVASGEKIESRKEMQKLLRHVEDQLYDGVVVMDIDRLGRGENKDWALIKDTFLNSETVIITPNKIYDLEIDNDDVSFDFMSIFARIEYKTIKRRMKQGKEAGAKKSMWTNGKPPFPYYYDKNTRSVLVDETKRPIYRAIVEKYLNGTNLGHIAIWLTDNKIPTPYNIEPDGKNKGSSNITVQRLLASEIHLGYITYGKTRSKRGQVELVPEEERIKVMGAHEKLKTPEEHEVIMERLLKNRMLNPNSRRNIFPLSGLLYCEKCGSRMRFRVGENKKQGQYWSALCYHQYKDGSKCEQHGKVMDADFFNALYDRIIHVDPDILREIELHGSRYSDTQTIIEVKEQELKKQKRALDKLHGSYEEDMITKQVFLERKAVRTRQIQKLEEELKDLRKVVVDEGNYPTVEQIYGRIGEFRELWDAAVTSEEKNRALKKLVERIVYDREGNRVELAVCYR
- a CDS encoding TrlF family AAA-like ATPase — its product is MNDVRGSKWRKWDLHFHTPSSFDYQNKSITNSEIIEMLEAKEIKAVAITDHHVMDIHRIEELQRLGKEKGITVFPGIELRSELGGSESIHFIGIFPEDSDVGDISVKIQGKLEITSADIKRKGDDFVYCDFKESSKVIHELGGIVTVHAGKKTNGIESIRNNHKYKQAIKKDLVEGGYIDVFEVGQLDDVTSYQEMVFPHLGKSFPLIICSDNHLIREYHTKASLWIKADLTYKGLKQAITESKDRIKLGIKPEQIVNYETKKTKIIDSISVKEINDKLTGTWFDKCEVKFNSGLVSIIGNKGNGKSALVDILGLLGGSSHNSFEFLNDKKFRNSKNNISQHFEATLRWASEDTSTKKLSENVLDTEMERVKYIPQQYLEKLCNEMNIASGNSFDAEIKKVIFSHISIENRLGCETFDQLLNLKTKELSEEMNIYRRQVSEVNSSICEIEFKLTSNYREQINEQLKAKQIEYDQHLKMMPEKVEKPLSDNQAESGYTELTKEVSLLNNQKAQLQDDRYKKIEERKFLVKKQEAVKSTLGKIDNFMLQFDKLSKDLGEHLELLGISQEQVISFKVNKFTLLSNQEEINEKLDVLAKYLDGNSGGSYNIVYGLLDEKLSQLEDKLDRPNKLYQEYLGKIEEWNKVEKELMGDTFTPNSLSYIQNQLNELDSALPNKLVEAKEFRKQLSNQIFDLIQNLISTYQDLYNPVQNAISAHHLIREKYQLNFEVSIVLSSFVEDFFQRVGNSRGSFYGAEDGTRRLKEIIDRYEFLDFKSIISFIDEVLLNLETDQRDSSKASIPVELQLRKGMTKQELYDFLFNLSYLSPIYALKLGDKEIDKLSPGEKGALLLMFYLLVDRDDRPLIIDQPEENLDNQSVFELLVPCIKEAKNRRQIFIVTHNPNLAVVCDAEQVIYSSIDKKNANKVNYLTGSIENIEVNNKIVDILEGTWPAFDNRTSKYIMVV
- a CDS encoding HEPN/Toprim-associated domain-containing protein, giving the protein MGSYCGLTINGVGLFSVKNTFSETHLKLFSPLEFIKYKEDLDGEDYERYVFRTTVKKAMTRLEILGCSNKKLITYFNNGLEYQKSYYAKPDDEYDKRYEYYERLTFDNYSNALRSILESESIDIYDDNIKNKHPKISTDIISRLIVEKLSSGNLLNPFFYDDIYENEEHLIDHMLDIYMCIINCNEDSVVEYDLSSVVDGGWVDESDALEFFDNFMDTTIIVTEGKTDIKVLSRSLEILYPEYNHLYTFFDFYNYRADGGTSYLAKLLKSFSAAKIKNRIIAIFDNDAAAELEIQSLSTIPILESIKIMKLPILDFCTSYPTIGPTGRNNININGLAVSIELFFGEDILKSNNEFSPIQWTNYVEKLDMYQGSIINKSEINVKLDDKLKNPDLINQDWSKLTFLWDTIFKQSF